In Henckelia pumila isolate YLH828 unplaced genomic scaffold, ASM3356847v2 CTG_80:::fragment_1, whole genome shotgun sequence, one genomic interval encodes:
- the LOC140873674 gene encoding methionine gamma-lyase, with translation MAAEATGNRTIAGFSNKKRGSSDDQWDKLAAAKKHQLGKLSPMHAVDPAEALANARHEFGEHGGVNMSIEASATFTVMEPETMSRMFSGELGPDRDFFIYSRHFNPTVLNLGRLMAAMEGTEAAYCTSSGMSAISSVLLQLCSSGGHVVASRTLYGGTHALLTHFFPRACNITTTFVDIRDLDMVKREIVEGRTKVVYFESMSNPTLTVANVPELCRIAHDKGATVVVDNTFAPMVMSPARLGADVVVHSISKYISGGADIIAGAVCGPASLVNSMMDVHQGALMLLGPTMNPKIAFELSERLPHLGLRMKEHCHRALVYATRMKKLGLKVIYPGLEDHIDHTVLESISNKDYGYGGILCLDMGTEERANRLMSLLQNCTQFGLMAVSLGYYETLMSCSGSSTSSEMNEDEKELAGISPGLVRMSIGYCGSLEQKWSQFESALARMQDTNLLQKM, from the exons ATGGCTGCCGAGGCGACGGGAAACCGTACCATAGCCGGATTTTCCAACAAGAAAAGAGGGTCCTCCGATGATCAATGGGACAAGCTTGCCGCGGCCAAGAAACATCAGTTGGGCAAATTGTCGCCGATGCATGCGGTGGACCCCGCGGAGGCGCTGGCCAATGCCCGCCACGAGTTCGGCGAGCACGGCGGCGTTAACATGTCCATCGAGGCTTCAGCCACCTTCACCGTCATGGAACCGGAAACCATGTCCAGAATGTTCTCCGGGGAATTGGGTCCCGACCGGGATTTCTTCATCTACAGCCGCCACTTCAACCCGACGGTGCTCAACCTCGGCCGTCTCATGGCTGCGATGGAGGGAACGGAGGCGGCGTACTGCACCTCTTCCGGCATGTCCGCCATCTCCTCCGTGCTGCTCCAGCTGTGCAGCTCCGGCGGGCACGTGGTGGCCTCCCGCACTCTCTACGGGGGGACCCACGCGCTGCTCACGCACTTCTTCCCACGCGCGTGCAACATAACGACGACGTTCGTGGACATCAGGGATCTGGATATGGTGAAGAGGGAGATAGTGGAGGGGAGAACGAAGGTCGTGTATTTCGAATCCATGTCGAACCCAACGCTGACGGTGGCTAACGTGCCGGAGCTCTGCAGGATAGCGCACGATAAGGGGGCCACGGTGGTTGTGGACAACACTTTCGCGCCGATGGTGATGTCTCCGGCGAGGTTGGGGGCGGACGTGGTGGTGCACAGCATCTCCAAATATATTAGCGGTGGCGCCGACATCATCGCAG GTGCTGTGTGCGGTCCGGCCAGCCTAGTGAATTCAATGATGGATGTACATCAAGGGGCTCTCATGTTATTAGGCCCGACCATGAACCCGAAAATCGCATTCGAACTTTCCGAGAGGCTTCCCCACTTAGGTCTTAGAATGAAGGAGCATTGCCACCGGGCCTTGGTGTACGCCACCAGGATGAAAAAGCTCGGTCTCAAAGTTATATATCCAGGTCTCGAAGATCACATCGATCACACCGTGCTCGAGTCCATTTCGAATAAGGACTATGGTTACGGTGGTATTTTGTGTTTGGACATGGGAACCGAGGAAAGGGCCAACAGGTTGATGAGTCTCCTTCAAAACTGCACTCAGTTCGGGTTGATGGCGGTCAGCTTGGGCTACTATGAGACACTTATGTCGTGTTCGGGGAGTAGCACGAGTAGCGAAATGAACGAAGATGAGAAAGAATTGGCTGGCATTTCTCCAGGGTTGGTGAGGATGTCGATAGGTTATTGTGGCTCATTGGAGCAGAAATGGAGCCAATTCGAGAGTGCTCTTGCTCGAATGCAGGACACCAATTTGCTTCAGAAGATGTAA
- the LOC140873774 gene encoding mediator of RNA polymerase II transcription subunit 10b-like: MDSSSQITSTAAAEAGGNGTMIQRSNDLSPMQSSAATGVSAAGIPADDPKQNLTQVINSIQKTLGVLHQLYLTVSSFNVASQLPLLQRMNTLVSELDNMTKLAENCNIQVPMDVINLIDDGKNPDEFTRNVLNGCIAKNQIAKGKTDAYKGLRRHLLEELDQTFPDEVEAYREIRATSAAESKLLAQLQSALPNGDVNVKAEN, translated from the exons ATGGACTCCTCCTCACAGATCACATCAACGGCGGCAGCTGAAGCCGGCGGCAACGGCACCATGATCCAGCGGTCAAATGACTTATCTCCTATGCAATCTTCCGCCGCCACCGGCGTCTCCGCTGCGGGGATTCCTGCGGACGATCCGAAACAAAATTTAACTCAGGTCATTAATTCGATCCAGAAAACCCTAGGCGTCCTACACCAACTCTACCTCACCGTTTCATCTTTCAACGTTGCTTCCCAGCTCCCTCTCCTGCAGCGCAT GAATACTTTGGTGTCGGAGCTGGATAACATGACCAAATTAGCTGAAAATTGTAACATTCAGGTTCCTATGGACGTTATAAA TTTGATTGATGATGGGAAGAACCCAGATGAATTCACTAGGAATGTATTGAATGGATGCATTGCCAAGAATCAGATTGCTAAAGGGAAAACAGATGCCTACAAG GGACTGCGAAGACATCTACTGGAGGAACTAGACCAGACATTTCCTGATGAAGTTGAAGCTTATAGGGAGATACGTGCAACATCTGCAGCT GAGTCCAAGCTCTTAGCGCAATTACAGAGCGCTCTACCGAATGGAGATGTAAATGTTAAGGCTGAGAATTGA